The sequence below is a genomic window from Halosolutus gelatinilyticus.
GTACAACGGAGGTGACACTACTCGGAAAGTTATGACGCGCCCGCCCATACTGGCCCTGGCAGGAAGGATGGACGGGCTGACAAGCCAGCACGATGGCACCACCGTAGTGCCTTGCTGTGGTTTAGACAAGGCGTCCTACAGGTAAATAGCCTTCGCCATCCGCTGCTTCTTGGAATAAATGTGACTGCGATGGCATGACCAAAAATTTTGGTCCTGTGCTATAGGGGGCCTGCGTTCGCACCGCATCGCGTGTTGAATCGGTTCGCGCTCGAACCGTGTGCCGCGTGAATGAACACGCTCGCTCGTCCCAGCCCACAGGACTCTGGTACGCCCCTTCCCGTGGCGATAGCTCGCTACGAGCAGCTGACATCTGCTCGGCAGGCCCGGGATCGTGAGGGACACCTCTGCGCAATTGAAGAGGGGTACCTCTGCGAGTCCATTACCTCAGCGAGATTCACCGTCACGAACCGCCATCAGTTCTGGTAGGGAACTTCTGGTGACCTACTAGTGCTTGGTGGCGACCCGCAGCAGCCACAAAATCGTGGTCTGTCCCGTCCGCGGGGTGAACAAGCCTCGTATTGGTGCTAACCATTTGGACGGCCGCACAAAGTTGCTGGCCGGGCCCCAGCCGGTGGACCCCCTTCATCGTGGTAATCCGTCTGGGACGACGAGGATGGCAACTCGTCAGTGTACCGCTTTCTGATCACTCGGGGACTGTCAGCACTTCGAGTCGGCTGCAGGCCGTGAGCACCGCTGACAACACATCACGATCGTGATTGATAGAAAATTCACTAATACGACGATTAACAGGAGAGACGAACAGGCATTTGACCAGCACGTTTCAACCGCGCTCCGCTTGAGAACTAACGATTGCCCCCGCGAATGTGTGCGCGAAAACGACACATGACTCGGGGAAAATCCCCTTCACTGCCGTCGATTACTTCGCCGCGGAATCCCATCAGTGCGGGATTCATTGCGAAATACTTCGGGGTGGAGCAGTGTGCACCTTACGCGAACCTAGAGGAGAATCCCAAGGGACAGCGTATTGCCGGGAAGACGTACAGCAAGCCGCTGACTAACCCGCTGTACCTGGCAGTCGGACGAGAGTTCGAGCAAGAACAGCTCTCGATGATCGGCAGCACCGCAGACCGGGTATACGGGCCGACCACCGATCATGGGATTCCCACCGATGGCCCGTCTACCGATGGCTCCTGGGCTGACGACTACGCAGACGCCACCGTCGAATTCGCAGAACTGGTTCAGGAAGTGGCGGCCGACGATCCCACTGCCCGGCCGACCGTCGCCTGGCAAGCGAAACTGCTCGGAGAGATCGGCGACTGGCCCGTAATAGGAAAAGCCGATCTCATCGTACTTGTTCCCGGTGAGCCCAACGATCCCTACGATATCCAAATCTACATCCTGGAGGCCAAATCGTCGGTGACTAAGCGGACCGAACACCGTGTACAGGCGACGGTATACGCGCAACTCATCCAACAGGCGGTCGATAGCCTCTCGGTTGATGTGGACCTCACTGGTGCAATCCTCAACCCGGAGCAGTCGCTGACGACCACGGCCCTAGCAGACCTCGAAACCTTCGAGTTCGGCACTATGAGTGCAACGCTCGATGCGGCGTTAGCGTCGGATGGCCGGCTGACGGAGGCAATCGACGGTAACTATGACAAGATGCAGCGCCGCCTCGGCCCGCGCTGTGCCGCGTGCCAGCACGAGCAAGTGTGCCTTACCCACGAACTTGAGACCGATGGGCTTGGTCTGGGGCTGCTCCAGCTCGACGAGGGTCTTCAGGAGGCACTCATAGATATCGGAGTCGAAAACCTGTCCGACCTCGCTGCGCTGATCAATCTCTCGGACGTGTGGCGCTACGGCGAGGTTGATGAGTGGGAAGACATCTCGTTCGCTGACGGCACCCTACACGGACGGCCGATTGTGGACATTGTGGAGGAAATTCGGGAACGGACCAACATCAACAATCTTAGGCAGCTCTGTGTCGGTGCGGCGCGGTTCGTTGACGAAGTCGATCCAACCAATAATGACTACTGGCCAGCTGCCATTCAGGGCTCGGGCTACGGCCTCCCGGCCGATGATCCCACCCACGTCGGCGATGAGCAATACCCGGCGGATTCGCTGATCAAGGTCTTCCTCATCGTCGTTCCCGATCCGGTCCGAGACTGCGTCGCGGCGCTGGCAGCCTACGTCACAAGTAGTGAGGGTGAGGACTCGGTTGTCGCATATCCAAATCGGCTCCCTCGGGACGAGCAGCCAAAGGAGATTCACGAACAGTCGCTGCTTCACCGGTTCTTCAAGCAGTTGGGGAGAACCATTGAGCAGTTAGCGCCGGATATTAGCGGCGAGACAGATACGGATGGAAACGCCTACGACCCATATGATGGGTTCCCGCACCTGTACTTCTACGATGAGCGCCAGCGTCAGGCCCTTATGGATGCGGTTCGACGCCATGAGAGCCTTCGTGAGGCAACGGCGGTGCGCTCCCTGCTCGGGCTTCGTGGTGCAATTTCCGGGCGCGACACGACCGACGTTCCGGACCAGGAAATGGTCTCAGTTCTCTCGCGCGACCTTCGCCAGCGATTCGCTATGCGAGCGATTGGACTGGGGTTGGTGCAGACGGTCGCACAATTCTACGACGGCAATGGCTGGTTCGGCTGGGACATCTCCCCGTACGGACAGCACGGCTCCGAACCGTCGCTAACTGAGATCTTCGCGGCCGACTTTTTCGAGGTCGCGGTAGACTACTCGACAGTAGGCAGCTCAGTCTCGATCAATCATGGAGGCAGTCCCGATACGGTCAGCGGTAGGGCCGAGAATCAGTTCGGGGGATCGTACCCACTGGCGAACCGTCATCCGACGACGCTCCCAGCGGCGTACATCTGGGCCGAACACAACAAACTAACACCGCACTGGGCTACTTCACCAGAAGAAGAGCGAGCAATCCGTCGATACCAGTACCGGACGGAGGCCCAGCAGGAGCGGGTTCGACAGAAGGACATCGAGACACTCCTGCAACGTATGGCAGCGGCGCTTGCTCACATCGAACGGGGAATCGAGGTGCCAGCGGCGGACAGTCGGTACGACGATACCGGCAAGGATGCCAAAGTTCCGAAGGCACCTTTAGACGTTTCCCAGCTCACCGACATCGGCCGACAGGAAGGATCTCTGGCCACGACCGTCCAGGAGTACGCCCTGCTGGAGCACGACACCGGTATCGACGCAGCCGTGTACCAATATCGGCGACCGCTTGACGAGCGCGTCGAATCAGGACGGTCGCTGGTGTTCGAGGCAACCTCCGCATGGGAGGAAAGCGTCGATGGCTATCCGGACTTCATCACCAACTCTTTCCTCGCTGGCGAGGTGATCGATCCGACGACCATCGGTATCGGGGACGGGTCAGGTCGGACGATACCGCAGTCCGTCGAACAGGGTGACTGGATGGTCCTTAGCGAAGTGGACCTCAGTCAATCACCGCCGCGCATCCGACCGTTCTCAGACGGTGACCGGGCGCGTCTAATTCACTCAACAGTGGTGAAAATCGAGGAGTTCGACAAGGAAGCGGGCACGGTCGAACTCCAAGAAATCGGCGATTGGCTGAGCAAAGACGATCCCTGTGTCACCTGGCATCGGTCCCCCGAGGTGCTTGATGGGATAGCGAGCGGGCCGGCTCCGAATCCGACGCCTGACAACGTGACGACCTACTTCCAGGCCGGCCGGGTGTATGTCCTCGACACCTTTGCTGATTCCCTGGATAAGATGCGAGCCTTCACGGCTCTAGAGCGTGCTGCCGAGGCCCAGCCGGGTCAGTCGGGGAACAGCCTGTACGAGCACATCGCGGATCTCTACAACCGATAACCATGCAACGACACCACTATACCCCTCCGTACGACGGCACAAGCCTCGGAAACATCATCGATGACATTGACACCCACTGGAAAAATGGGTTCAATACGGAAACCGAGCCCTACCGTGGACAGGACGGCTTCGTGCGCGACACTAACCAGAAACTGACCGGTCTACAGGGCCCGCCAGGCACCGGGAAGACATACACAGTCGCCCCGGCAGCCGTCGCACGAGCGCTTAGCTACAGCGGCGATGACGCCTTCACCGGCGTCGTCTCGGCCCACGCTCACGACGCCGTCGATGAGGTGCTGGACGATGTAAACGACGTGCTTGAAACTCTCGATGATGTAGGCTCGCTGTCACAGTCGGTCCGACTGCTGCGGTTGCACCCTGGTAGTGACCCCAGCGGGAGCGAATACGTCGAGGGAGAGTTCATCAGTCACTACAGTTACAGTAACGATAGAGAGACTCTCGCTGACCTGTTCGAGGAGCATCTCGAAGGCAACGACGGGCCAATGCTCGTGTTCGGTCCACCCATGACGATCCGGGGCTTTGTGGATAAAATGGCCAAGGAAGGCGCTATTGACGGCGAGGGAGCGGACCAACTCATCGAGAACGGTAACGCGGCGCTGTTCCAGTACGCCCTCGTCGATGAAGCCTCAATGATGGACCTGCCGTTGCTGTTCCTCCTGGGATCCTTCGTTACCAAGATGGGGCAAGTGCAACTCGCCGGCGACCATCGTCAGCTGCCACCGATCCAGCAGCATGACTGGCCCAAGGAGGACCGCCGGACGGTCGAAAATCACACGCCAGCGTTGTCGGCGCTCGACATCGTTCGGTTCCTCAGGGACGAACTTGAGGACGTCAGCTACCTTGCACGTGATCCGCCGAACATCGCGCAGGTTGACGACGAGGTACCGCTTCACCGGCTGCTGAAGACTTACCGACTGCCAGAATCGATCGCAAACCTACTGTCGCGGCTCATCTACTACCCTGGCGACGGGATTATCCTAGAGGGGCGTCCCGAGAGCCAAGTCTCGCGTCTTCCCCGGGTAACCCAAAGTAATGTCATCAGCCAGGATACCACAACTGATTCAGACGGCCAGATCGGGGTTCCATACGCGTTAGACCCCTCAAGTCGGCTGTCAGTGATTGTCCACCACGACGACCAGGCCACCGATATCAACCCTGTCGAGCAGGCACTCGTGGGCGCAATGACGGACGAGGTGGCCGTCAAGGAGGAGTCAGAGGCCGATGACGATGACCTCACTGGCGGAGTTGTCGTGCCCTATCGTCGCCAGCGAGCCGCGCTCCAGAACCGCGTTGACGACGGCTATCTGGTGAATACTGTCGAGAAATTCCAGGGCGGTGAGCGAGACCTGATGTTCGTTTCGATGACAGCGAGCGATCCAGGGGCGATCTACCGTGGTGCAGACTTCCTGCTCGATCCCCGGCGGTTCAACGTCGCCCTCTCACGGATGAAACGGAAGGCTGTCCTCGTTGCCTCGGAAGCGATGTTCCAGACGGTCCCGACTGACCTTGAGGCGTTCGAAGATCAGTCTATCTGGCTTCGCCTCTACAACGAGATGGACATCCCCTCGCGGACACCCGACTGGGAAGGGTCTGTCGAGACGTTTGTCGGCGAAGACGTGCTCAACCGGCCCGAAGCCGTCGATGTCGAGATCTACAACAGCACCGGATTCAGTAAGCCGAACCCGTAGTCGTCACCAGCCATCGCGGTTCAGTGACTGAGGATTCGGCTGCGTCCGTCGTCGGATAGCAGTTTTATGTCCCGCCAATAAACCAACCAGACAACCAACCAACGCCTCACAAATGCAAACGCCTCAAGATACGCTTGCGAACGCGAAAGACCGAGCTGCAGAAATCACCTGGTGGAACCGCCGGATGACGAAATTAAACCAGGTGAACGGAATCACGAATGCCCAGTCGTTCGTCGAGAACGACCTGATCGAACAGAAGGGTCCATACGTCGAGTTCGTCGATGCTCCGGAGTTCCACGATCAGCCGGCGTCGGAGTTTCTTAAGGGCCTCGGCTACCGTGACGAAATAATCGATGCTGTCAACGAGGAACTCTTCGGTGGCAAAGAGGGGTCACTGTATCAGCATCAGGCCGAAATGATCGAGCAGATCGAGACAACGGACCGCGACAACGTCCTCGCCGTACCGACGGCTACCGGGAAGACGGAAGCCTTCTTCTTCCCTATTCTAAATCACTGCCTCTCGACCCAGGAGGACGGGCTGAAGTCGATCATTCTCTATCCGATGAAAACCCTGGGCGTGGATCAATTAAATCGATTCATCGCCTATCTCGACCAAATCAATCGCTATCGAAACTCCGACGAACGGATCACAATCGGTATCTGGGACGGCGACACGCCTACCCGCGTCGGTACACGAGACCACGAAGTCGAACCGGGGTCCTACATCCGTGGGCTTGAGGATCCACGGAACCCGGATGACAAACTCCGAGTGCTGGGCGAAACGAACGTGGGGACGGACGATAACCAGTACCCCTGGATACGGGTTACCCGCGATAGCATCCGGCGCGGTGTTGATATTCTGCTGACCGTCCCGGAGGCACTCGACTATATGTTCATCAGTGACAACGATGAAACCCGGGATGTACTCGGAAATACGCCCGGAGAACATCCCGTTGAACACATCGTCTTCGACGAGGCCCACGTTTGGAGCGGGATCCAAGGTGCGGCAGTTTCCCTTCTCTCCCGGCGTCTCAAGCACTTCTACGACGACCGGGATCCCCAGATCTCGATGGTCTCCGCCACAGTGGATAACCCGCGAGAGCTGGCGAGTTCGTTGACTGGGACGGACGAAGACGAAATTAACACAATTGGGTTCACAGGAAGAGACTTTCCGACTCTTGGTGAACCTGATTTCGGACGGTTTTCTCCCTGTGACATCGCCGATCTTGTTCACGTACTGGCACTCGCAGTCGGGGACATCGATGATCCGACGAGCCATCTTAGAGAATACGACCTCGAAGATGCGCTCTCAACGGCGCGTGAAGTCGGCCTTGTAGCAGACGAGAAAATTGAAATCGAGACCAATATCGGTGGGTGGGCAACTGACGCTATCGAAACGAGACTCCTATCACTGGCTAGAACGGAATTTGATGACATCGAGTCAGTACTCAACTCCGTCAAGGGACGGAACGAACTCGTCGAGGCCGTTATCGACGAGAGCGGAACCAACAGTGGCTGGTACGAATATGTACTGACAAACGTCCCTGAAGTCGCTGCGTTTGCTACGTGGTTCGAGACTGACACCACTGGCGTCGTTGGCTTCAAATCCTACAACCAGTTGCTGACTCGCGCTCGGAACCAAGGCGTCGAAGACCCTGAAGGGGTTATTGAGACGGTTATGGCATTCGGGCGTCTCGCGGGCGTCGTGACCGAGAAATATCACGTCTTCCTAAAACCTCCTTACAAG
It includes:
- a CDS encoding DEAD/DEAH box helicase, translating into MQRHHYTPPYDGTSLGNIIDDIDTHWKNGFNTETEPYRGQDGFVRDTNQKLTGLQGPPGTGKTYTVAPAAVARALSYSGDDAFTGVVSAHAHDAVDEVLDDVNDVLETLDDVGSLSQSVRLLRLHPGSDPSGSEYVEGEFISHYSYSNDRETLADLFEEHLEGNDGPMLVFGPPMTIRGFVDKMAKEGAIDGEGADQLIENGNAALFQYALVDEASMMDLPLLFLLGSFVTKMGQVQLAGDHRQLPPIQQHDWPKEDRRTVENHTPALSALDIVRFLRDELEDVSYLARDPPNIAQVDDEVPLHRLLKTYRLPESIANLLSRLIYYPGDGIILEGRPESQVSRLPRVTQSNVISQDTTTDSDGQIGVPYALDPSSRLSVIVHHDDQATDINPVEQALVGAMTDEVAVKEESEADDDDLTGGVVVPYRRQRAALQNRVDDGYLVNTVEKFQGGERDLMFVSMTASDPGAIYRGADFLLDPRRFNVALSRMKRKAVLVASEAMFQTVPTDLEAFEDQSIWLRLYNEMDIPSRTPDWEGSVETFVGEDVLNRPEAVDVEIYNSTGFSKPNP